From one Humulus lupulus chromosome 8, drHumLupu1.1, whole genome shotgun sequence genomic stretch:
- the LOC133793666 gene encoding gibberellin 20-oxidase-like protein isoform X2 — protein sequence MSESKTSVELHILDISEPELHPSSLSSLAETCKTWGFFHITNHGISSDLYNNICSMSNDLFSLPSETKLRLGPFSSAKTYTPHFLASPFFESLRVSGPNFFASAQSAADVLFDQQSFLFSEMLQEYGSKMAELSKKIIEILLMSLGDDFKKKYYESEFNNCHGYLRINNYSAPERVEDEVEGLGMHTDMSCVTIVYQDKVGGLQVRSKEGKWMDISPCEGTLLVNIGDMVQAWSNEKLRSSAHRVVLRQPQNRFSLAFFWCFEDDKVILAPDDVVGKGNERTYNPFVCLDYLKFRENNEKGKFEKVGFTVKDFAGVKAWPSTVSM from the exons ATGTCTGAATCCAAAACTTCTGTTGAACTTCATATTTTAGACATTTCTGAGCCAGAACTGCACCCTTCTTCTCTATCTTCCTTAGCTGAAACCTGCAAAACTTGGGGTTTCTTCCACATCACTAATCATGGGATTTCAAGTGATCTTTACAACAACATATGTTCCATGTCAAATGATCTCTTTAGCCTCCCCTCTGAAACCAAACTCAGACTTGGTCCTTTCTCTTCGGCAAAGACTTATACTCCTCATTTCTTAGCTTCTCCATTCTTTGAAAGCCTCAGAGTTTCTGGTCCAAACTTCTTTGCATCTGCTCAAAGTGCAGCTGATGTGCTCTTTGACCAACAAAGTTTTCTTTTCAG TGAGATGCTGCAAGAATATGGGAGTAAGATGGCAGAACtgtcaaaaaaaattatagaGATCTTGTTGATGAGCTTAGGGGATGACTTTAAGAAGAAGTACTATGAGTCTGAGTTCAACAATTGTCATGGTTATCTGAGAATAAACAACTACTCAGCTCCTGAGAGAGTAGAAGATGAGGTTGAAGGGCTTGGAATGCACACTGATATGAGCTGTGTAACAATTGTGTACCAAGATAAAGTAGGAGGGCTTCAAGTGAGGTCAAAGGAAGGAAAATGGATGGACATAAGCCCATGTGAGGGGACCCTTTTGGTGAACATAGGGGACATGGTGCAAGCTTGGAGCAATGAGAAGCTAAGGTCCTCAGCACACCGGGTGGTCTTAAGGCAGCCGCAGAACCGGTTTTCTCTAGCTTTCTTCTGGTGTTTTGAGGATGACAAAGTAATCTTAGCACCAGATGATGTTGTAGGGAAAGGAAATGAGAGAACTTACAATCCCTTTGTTTGCTTGGATTACTTGAAGTTCAGAGAGAACAATGAGAAAGGCAAGTTTGAAAAAGTTGGGTTTACGGTAAAAGATTTTGCTGGTGTCAAAGCCTGGCCGAGTACTGTAAGTAT
- the LOC133793666 gene encoding gibberellin 20-oxidase-like protein isoform X1, with translation MSESKTSVELHILDISEPELHPSSLSSLAETCKTWGFFHITNHGISSDLYNNICSMSNDLFSLPSETKLRLGPFSSAKTYTPHFLASPFFESLRVSGPNFFASAQSAADVLFDQQSFLFSEMLQEYGSKMAELSKKIIEILLMSLGDDFKKKYYESEFNNCHGYLRINNYSAPERVEDEVEGLGMHTDMSCVTIVYQDKVGGLQVRSKEGKWMDISPCEGTLLVNIGDMVQAWSNEKLRSSAHRVVLRQPQNRFSLAFFWCFEDDKVILAPDDVVGKGNERTYNPFVCLDYLKFRENNEKGKFEKVGFTVKDFAGVKAWPSTVKGKRSSPSLEWRADVVVCTYAAA, from the exons ATGTCTGAATCCAAAACTTCTGTTGAACTTCATATTTTAGACATTTCTGAGCCAGAACTGCACCCTTCTTCTCTATCTTCCTTAGCTGAAACCTGCAAAACTTGGGGTTTCTTCCACATCACTAATCATGGGATTTCAAGTGATCTTTACAACAACATATGTTCCATGTCAAATGATCTCTTTAGCCTCCCCTCTGAAACCAAACTCAGACTTGGTCCTTTCTCTTCGGCAAAGACTTATACTCCTCATTTCTTAGCTTCTCCATTCTTTGAAAGCCTCAGAGTTTCTGGTCCAAACTTCTTTGCATCTGCTCAAAGTGCAGCTGATGTGCTCTTTGACCAACAAAGTTTTCTTTTCAG TGAGATGCTGCAAGAATATGGGAGTAAGATGGCAGAACtgtcaaaaaaaattatagaGATCTTGTTGATGAGCTTAGGGGATGACTTTAAGAAGAAGTACTATGAGTCTGAGTTCAACAATTGTCATGGTTATCTGAGAATAAACAACTACTCAGCTCCTGAGAGAGTAGAAGATGAGGTTGAAGGGCTTGGAATGCACACTGATATGAGCTGTGTAACAATTGTGTACCAAGATAAAGTAGGAGGGCTTCAAGTGAGGTCAAAGGAAGGAAAATGGATGGACATAAGCCCATGTGAGGGGACCCTTTTGGTGAACATAGGGGACATGGTGCAAGCTTGGAGCAATGAGAAGCTAAGGTCCTCAGCACACCGGGTGGTCTTAAGGCAGCCGCAGAACCGGTTTTCTCTAGCTTTCTTCTGGTGTTTTGAGGATGACAAAGTAATCTTAGCACCAGATGATGTTGTAGGGAAAGGAAATGAGAGAACTTACAATCCCTTTGTTTGCTTGGATTACTTGAAGTTCAGAGAGAACAATGAGAAAGGCAAGTTTGAAAAAGTTGGGTTTACGGTAAAAGATTTTGCTGGTGTCAAAGCCTGGCCGAGTACT